The following is a genomic window from Pseudomonas promysalinigenes.
CAAGCTGCGGGCCTTTTTTTCGCTTCATCCCTGCCACACTATCCGCCCTCGCCCATTTCGGCATACAACTTGCTCCATAATGCCTCCCACGCCCACGGGATGACCGAGCATGCTGCACAGCCACCTGACCACCCTCAACGCAGTTTCGCTGATCCTCAACCTGTTTCAGGAAGAGGGCTGCGAGGCGACGACGTTGCTCGCCGGTAGCGGTATAGCCCCCGCCGATCTAGGCCACAGCGATGCGCGCATCACCACCCAGCAAGAGTTGCAGGTGTGCGCCAACGCCGTTGCCCGACGCGAGGAAATCGGCCTGGAACTGGGGCGGCGCATGCATGTGTCGTGCTATGGCATGCTCGGCTACGCGCTGCTCTCCAGTGCCACTTTGGGTGACGCCTTGCGCTTGGCGCTGCATTATCCGGCACTGCTGGGAACAGTCTTCAAGCTGCGTTTGCTCGACGATGGCCATCGCGTCTGGTTGAGTGCCAGTGAATATCACGACAGCCCGGCCTTGGCTGCCTTCAATGCCGAATTTTGTCTGGTGTCGCTGAAAGTGATCTGCGACGACCTGCTCGGCCGCACACTACCGCTGCTCGGTGCCCGCTTCGAGCATTCGCGTCCAGGCTATCACCCCCTCTATAGCGGGGCTTTCCAGTGCCCCCTTGCCTTCGATGCAGAAGATACCGCCTTCGCGTTCGAGCGGCGCTGGCTGGATACCCCCCTTCCGCTGGCCGACCCCATTACTCACAAGGCCATGAGTGAGCGTTGCCGGCGCTTGAACCTGGAATTCACCGGCCGCCAGGCCTGGCTGGGGCGGATTCGCCAGCTGTTGTTGCAGCAACTGGATGCGGCGCCAGGCCTGGAGGGCCTTGCGCGGCAGATGAACTGCTCGTCACGCACCCTGCGCCGGCACTTGCAAGCCTTGGGCTGCAGTTACCAGCAATTGCTCGATGAACTGCGCTTTGACCGGGCCAAGCAGTTGCTGGCCGATGACCAGATGCCGATCTACCGCATTGCAGAAACCTTGGGCTTCAGCGAGACCGCGAGTTTCCGTCATGCCTTCCAGCGCTGGAGCGGGGTTGCACCTAGCCACTTCCGGGGTTGAGCCAGACTGGCCACAACCTGTGGCCATATCGATCCCCTTTTGGCCGTTTGCGTCGTTCTCCGCCACCGGGTCACCCGTGAAAATGGGTTCACGCCAGTCCCCCGGAGAACAACAAATGCTGACGATTTATTCCGATGATCACCGCCTGCACCACGGCCGCTGCGAGCTGATCGACGGCAAGCTGATGCCGTGCTTCGAAATGCCGTCCCGCGCGGACCATGTGCTCGAGCAGGTCAAAAAGCGCAACCTGGGTGAAGTGAAAGCGCCTAACGACTTCGGGCTCGCTCCCCTGCAACGCATTCACAGTGCTCAATACCTGGACTTCTTCCAGGGTGCCTGGGCTCGCTGGGCCGCCCTAGGCCACGACGGCGACCTGCTGCCCTTCACCTGGCCCGCGCGTACCCTGCGCCAAGTCAAACCTACCGGGCTGCACGGTGAGCTGGGCTATTACAGTTTCGACGCTGGCGCACCCATCACCGCCGGTACCTGGCAGGCAGCCTATAGCGCCGCACAGGTTGCCCTCACAGCCCAGGCGGCGATCGAGCAAGGCGCACACTCGGCCTTCGCGCTGTGCCGGCCACCAGGGCACCATGCGGCCGCCGAGGTCATGGGCGGCTATTGCTACCTGAACAATGCCGCGATTGCCGCCCAGGCGTTCCTCGACCAAGGCCGTGCCAAGGTGGCTATCCTGGACGTCGACTACCATCACGGCAACGGCACCCAGGACATCTTCTACCAGCGCAATGACGTGTTTTTCGCTTCCATACACGGCGATCCACAAGATGAGTTCCCGTTCTTCCTTGGCTATGCCGACGAAACCGGCGAAGGCGCAGGTGAAGGCTGCAACATCAACTACCCGTTGCCCGCTGGCAGCGACTGGACGGCCTGGAGCGCGGCACTGGAAGACGCCTGCCAACGTATCGCCACCTATGACGCCGATGTGCTGGTGGTTTCACTGGGGGTGGATACCTTCAAGGACGACCCGATCTCCCAGTTCAAGCTGGACAGCCCGGACTACCTGGAGATGGGCAAGCGCATCGCCCAACTCGGCAAACCTACCCTGTTCGTGATGGAAGGGGGCTACGCTGTGGAAGAAATCGGTATCAACGCAGTCAATGTGCTGGAAGGCTTCCAGCACGCCCAGCCAGGAGCCCGATAATGGCCCGACTCAAGCGTCTGCTCGCCCCGCTCATCGCTGCCACCCTGTTCACCGGCGCCCTGCACGCTCAAGCCGAGCAGCGCACCCTGCGCGTGTATAACTGGTTCGATTACATCACGCCGCAGACCTTGAGCAGCTTCCAGAAAGACAGCGGCGTCAAGCTGATCTACGACATCTTCGACACCAACGAGGCGCTGGAGGCCAAGCTGCTGACTGGCAACTCTGGCTACGACGTGGTGGTGCCGTCCAACGTGTTTCTCGCCAAGCAGATCGAGGCCGGTGTGTTCCAGCCGCTGGACCGCAGCAAGCTGCCGAACTGGCAACACCTGGACCCGGCGCTGATGAAGCTGATCGAAGCCAACGACCCGGGCAACAAGTTCGCCGTGCCTTACATGTATGGCACCATCCTGATCGGCTTCAACCCGGACAAGGTCAAGGCCGTGCTCGGCGATCAGGCCCCGGTCGACAGCTGGGATCTGATATTCAAAGAGCAGAACATCGCCAAGCTCAAACAATGCGGCGTCGCGCTGCTCGACTCGCCGTCGGAGATTCTGCCACTGGCCCTGCAACACCTTGGCTTACCGCCCAACAGCGACAAGCCGCAAGACTACAAGAAGGCCGAGGCGCTGATGATGAAGATCCGCCCTTACATCACCTACTTCCATTCCTCGAAGTACATGGCCGACATCGCCAATGGTGATATCTGCGTAGCGGTGGGTTACAGCGGCAGTTTCTCGCAAGCCGCCAACCGCGCCAAAGATGCAAACAATGGTGTGGTGGTGGACATGCGCCTACCCAAGGAAGGGGCGCCGATCTGGTTCGACATGCTGGCGATTCCGAAGAATGCAGCAAACCCGGAAGATGCCCATGCTTTCATCAACTATCTGCTGCGCCCTGAAGTGATTGCGCCGATCAGCGACTTCGTCGGCTATCCAAACCCCAACAAGGATGCCACCGACAAGGTCAGCCCAGCGATACGCAATAATCCGAACCTCTACCCGACCGAGCAGGCCATGACCAAGCTGTACACACTCAAGCCATTGTCCCGTGAGGGCGAGCGGGCCCGCACGCGAGCGTGGACACGAATCAAATCCGGAACTTGAGTCGCCTTCGTTGCGAGTAATCCGCTCCCACAGAGCCTACGCGGTAGCTGTGGGAGCGGGTTCACCCGCGAAGAGGTCTCCAAGCCTTACGCAGTTTCAGCAAAGCTTCGGCAATCTGCCCTTCCGGCACCGCTGCAAATCCAAGTACCAGCCCTGCCCGCTTATCCACAGGCACGTCAGAGTCTGGCAGCCAGTAACCGCTCAGGGGATTGACCTCCACCCCTACCGCCGCAGCGCTGGCCACCAAAGCCTGCTCACGTGCAAAACTATCCACATCCACCTTTACGTGGAGCCCCGCAGCTACTTCCGGCATCTCCCCCAAGCCCTCCACCCCAACAGGCCATCCCGCTTTGAGCACGTTGCGGCGGGCGAGCGCCGCCTTGCGCATGCGCCGGATATGCCGCTGGAAGTGCCCTTGGGCCATGAACTCAGCCATCACGCATTGGGTTCCCACCTCTGAGTGCCGAACTGCCAGCGCACGGCCTTGACTGAATGCTTGCACCAATTGCGGCGGCAGAACCAAGTAGCCCAGGCGCAATGCCGGGAAGGCAATCTTGCCGAAAGTGCCGACGTACAACACACGGCCTTGGCGGTCGAGCGCAGCTAGCGGGGCCAGGGGCGCACCGCTGTAGCGGTACTCGCCATCGTAATCGTCCTCGATGACCCAGCCATCGTTGCACTCGGCCCAGGCCAGTAATGCCAGGCGTCGGGCCAGGCTCATGGTCACCCCTGTAGGATACTGATGCGCCGGTGTGACATAGGCCAGTCGACAGCCCGGGAGATCCACCAGGCGGTGGCAGTCCATGCCCTGCTCATCCACCGGCACCCCGATCAGCTTGCCACCGGCCACCGCAAACGCCCGCCCTGCGGCGCGATACCCAGGGTTTTCCACAGCCACTGTGTCACCTGGTTGCAATAACAACTGTGCACAAAGGCTGATGGCCTGCTGCGCACCATGGGTGATCACAATTTGTTCAGGCGTGCAGGATAGCCCCCTTGATCGACGCAGATAGGCGGCGATCAGCTCGCGCAAAGCGGGCTCGCCCGCCGGGTCCCCATAGCCCAGTAGAGCCGGTGAAGGGTTACGCCAGAAACCCGCTTGTAGCTTGGCCCACACATCGAATGGGAACAGGTCGAAAGCCGGTATGCCGACGCGAAACGCCCTAGGTGGGCCGCCGTTTTGTGCCGGCAGGTGGTTATTTTTCAAACGCAATAAAGGCTCGCTGGCGAACCTATTGCTGGTTAAATCCTCAGTGTCCGAGGGCGAAAATGTGGATAACTCTGTTGATAACCCTAGGGATAACCCTGTGGGTAACTGTGTGGATAGTTTTTCCAGCCGGCTCACATAGGTGCCATCACCCACGCGGCTTTCGATATAGCCCTCCGCATACAGCTGGTCATAGGCGCGCACTACGCTGTTGCGCGAAAGCGCCAGCACCTTTGCCAGGTCCCGAGTGGCAGGCAGCCGGGTGCCGCTACTCAAGCGCCCATCCAAAACCCTGGCACGCAACGCCTGATACAGCTGCTGACTGAGCCCGCGCCGACGATCAAGCACGATCCCTGCGGGATCGAAAGGCAACACGATGGAGCGCTCGCGCATGAAATTGGCCCTACCAAAACAGTCATTAATGGCTCTTACCTTGATCCAATAGCCTGCCTAGGATGGAGCCATTGGACAAGGACAGCACACATGTACAACAGCAAACCCCACCAAGAACACGACATTGAGCGCCTGCATCAGCATATGCGCGATACCCGTCTAGCGGTGCTGATCAGCCATGGCGATCAAGGCCTGATGGCCACGCACTTGCCGGTATTGCTCGACACCGACGAAGGCCAGTTCGGTACGGTCTATGCCCATCTGGCCCGCGCCAACCGCCAATGGCAGGACTTGGCGCAAGGCGCCGAAGCACTGCTGGTCTTCCCCGGCGCAGACGCCTACGTCAGCCCAAGCTTTTACCCAAGCAAGGCGCAGAACCCCAAAGTGGTGCCGACCTGGAACTACCTGGCCGTACACGCCTACGGCACCGCCGAGGTGATCCACGATGCAGCCCCATTGCTGCAGATCGTCAGCCGTCTCACCGACCGCCACGAGCAAGGCCGCAGCCAACCCTGGAAGGTCAGCGACGCCCCTGCCGGCTACCTCGACGGCATGCTGCGCGCGATCGTCGGCATCCGCCTGCCTGTGGCCCGCCTGCAAGGCGCGCGCAAGCTCAGCCAGAATCGCTCGGCGCAGGATATCGCTGGCGTGCGTGAGGGCTTGAACGCCAGCCCGGACTACCTGGACCAACAACTCGCCGCGCACATGCGCCAACTCTGAAGGAAAAGCCCCATGGCCAACGT
Proteins encoded in this region:
- a CDS encoding FMN-binding negative transcriptional regulator yields the protein MYNSKPHQEHDIERLHQHMRDTRLAVLISHGDQGLMATHLPVLLDTDEGQFGTVYAHLARANRQWQDLAQGAEALLVFPGADAYVSPSFYPSKAQNPKVVPTWNYLAVHAYGTAEVIHDAAPLLQIVSRLTDRHEQGRSQPWKVSDAPAGYLDGMLRAIVGIRLPVARLQGARKLSQNRSAQDIAGVREGLNASPDYLDQQLAAHMRQL
- a CDS encoding polyamine ABC transporter substrate-binding protein; this encodes MARLKRLLAPLIAATLFTGALHAQAEQRTLRVYNWFDYITPQTLSSFQKDSGVKLIYDIFDTNEALEAKLLTGNSGYDVVVPSNVFLAKQIEAGVFQPLDRSKLPNWQHLDPALMKLIEANDPGNKFAVPYMYGTILIGFNPDKVKAVLGDQAPVDSWDLIFKEQNIAKLKQCGVALLDSPSEILPLALQHLGLPPNSDKPQDYKKAEALMMKIRPYITYFHSSKYMADIANGDICVAVGYSGSFSQAANRAKDANNGVVVDMRLPKEGAPIWFDMLAIPKNAANPEDAHAFINYLLRPEVIAPISDFVGYPNPNKDATDKVSPAIRNNPNLYPTEQAMTKLYTLKPLSREGERARTRAWTRIKSGT
- a CDS encoding AraC family transcriptional regulator, with protein sequence MLHSHLTTLNAVSLILNLFQEEGCEATTLLAGSGIAPADLGHSDARITTQQELQVCANAVARREEIGLELGRRMHVSCYGMLGYALLSSATLGDALRLALHYPALLGTVFKLRLLDDGHRVWLSASEYHDSPALAAFNAEFCLVSLKVICDDLLGRTLPLLGARFEHSRPGYHPLYSGAFQCPLAFDAEDTAFAFERRWLDTPLPLADPITHKAMSERCRRLNLEFTGRQAWLGRIRQLLLQQLDAAPGLEGLARQMNCSSRTLRRHLQALGCSYQQLLDELRFDRAKQLLADDQMPIYRIAETLGFSETASFRHAFQRWSGVAPSHFRG
- a CDS encoding histone deacetylase family protein gives rise to the protein MLTIYSDDHRLHHGRCELIDGKLMPCFEMPSRADHVLEQVKKRNLGEVKAPNDFGLAPLQRIHSAQYLDFFQGAWARWAALGHDGDLLPFTWPARTLRQVKPTGLHGELGYYSFDAGAPITAGTWQAAYSAAQVALTAQAAIEQGAHSAFALCRPPGHHAAAEVMGGYCYLNNAAIAAQAFLDQGRAKVAILDVDYHHGNGTQDIFYQRNDVFFASIHGDPQDEFPFFLGYADETGEGAGEGCNINYPLPAGSDWTAWSAALEDACQRIATYDADVLVVSLGVDTFKDDPISQFKLDSPDYLEMGKRIAQLGKPTLFVMEGGYAVEEIGINAVNVLEGFQHAQPGAR
- a CDS encoding PLP-dependent aminotransferase family protein, producing MRERSIVLPFDPAGIVLDRRRGLSQQLYQALRARVLDGRLSSGTRLPATRDLAKVLALSRNSVVRAYDQLYAEGYIESRVGDGTYVSRLEKLSTQLPTGLSLGLSTELSTFSPSDTEDLTSNRFASEPLLRLKNNHLPAQNGGPPRAFRVGIPAFDLFPFDVWAKLQAGFWRNPSPALLGYGDPAGEPALRELIAAYLRRSRGLSCTPEQIVITHGAQQAISLCAQLLLQPGDTVAVENPGYRAAGRAFAVAGGKLIGVPVDEQGMDCHRLVDLPGCRLAYVTPAHQYPTGVTMSLARRLALLAWAECNDGWVIEDDYDGEYRYSGAPLAPLAALDRQGRVLYVGTFGKIAFPALRLGYLVLPPQLVQAFSQGRALAVRHSEVGTQCVMAEFMAQGHFQRHIRRMRKAALARRNVLKAGWPVGVEGLGEMPEVAAGLHVKVDVDSFAREQALVASAAAVGVEVNPLSGYWLPDSDVPVDKRAGLVLGFAAVPEGQIAEALLKLRKAWRPLRG